In Apteryx mantelli isolate bAptMan1 chromosome 18, bAptMan1.hap1, whole genome shotgun sequence, a single window of DNA contains:
- the BPIFB2 gene encoding BPI fold-containing family B member 2, giving the protein MILLQAPLLLIYLQEVFKAELSFSTFKSSGTSTGKICTLGTVLSILAPALATKSPDCGGILSPSGLSYLAEVSKQHAETILVQDLMAPRVSDLLLGSPKPIRKQIDSVKVVDLSLSLMPDDRLRLSIDADLRITTSPSTSKVVRLSILADLHVERNPEGNLELTASACKPIMEEMQSTEETESKSPSLEVDKEVDINKICLEVSKLLILPNERLASLTAQFPVTPSCQLQYLPLAAPMISEQGITVSLQTAFLVAGMALPLPISPTPFTMPEAASTGPSHLTLALSEHYYTSLFFAMERVGAFNMTISSPLTTATMAQKITQIGSLFQEDLPVMLTVMFRSSPRVALEEGKATLKLFLTVHAGVGSSAFQNFLSMSVDMSAGLLLSVTDVKMMISAAVIEDMELSLAASDVGPMPAALLEKLFLSTIREEMLAQMNAVLSEGIYLPHVSNFIYTDVNVIIHKDYVLIPCNLKLQPKTGGKIMVG; this is encoded by the exons ATGATATTGCTGCAAGCACCACTCCTGCTTATATACTTGCAGGAGGTTTTCAAGGCTGAGCTTTCTTTTAGTACCTTCAAGTCCTCAG GCACCAGCACGGGGAAGATCTGCACCCTGGGCACCGTCCTGAGCATCCTGGCACCAGCTCTTGCCACCAAGTCGCCTGATTGCGGCGGGATACTCAGCCCATCAGGACTGAGTTACC TTGCTGAAGTTTCAAAACAGCATGCAGAGACAATCCTAGTGCAGGACCTAATGGCCCCGAGAGTCTCAGATCTGCTTCTTGGCTCCCCAAAACCAATCAG GAAACAAATTGACTCCGTCAAAGTTGTCGACCTCTCCCTGTCGCTCATGCCTGATGACAGGCTGCGGCTGAGCATCGACGCAGACCTCCGCATCACAACCTCCCC CTCGACTTCCAAGGTGGTGAGATTGTCCATCCTAGCAGACCTCCACGTGGAAAGGAATCCTGAAGGGAACCTGGAGCTGACAGCTTCTGCCTGCAAGCCCATCATGGAAGAAATGCAGAGCACCGAGGAGACGGAAAG CAAGTCTCCTAGTTTGGAGGTGGACAAGGAGGTTGATATCAATAAG ATTTGCTTGGAAGTCTCCAAATTGCTCATTTTGCCAAATGAACGACTAGCGTCTCTGACAG CTCAGTTCCCTGTCACTCCGAGCTGCCAGCTCCAGTACCTGCCCCTGGCTGCACCCATGATCTCCGAGCAAGGAATCACCGTGTCTTTACAA ACGGCTTTCCTCGTGGCAGGGATGGCGCTGCCCCTTCCAATCAGCCCCACGCCTTTCACCATGCCCGAGGCGGCAAGCACCGGTCCTTCTCACCTCACCCTGGCTTTATCCGAACACTACTACACCAGCCTCTTCTTCGCCATGGAAAGGGTCGGAGCCTTCAACATGACCATATCG AGCCCGCTGACCACCGCCACTATGGCGCAGAAGATTACCCAG ATCGGCTCCCTGTTCCAAGAGGACCTGCCCGTGATGCTGACAGTCATGTTCAGGAGCTCGCCGCGGGTGGCGCTGGAAGAAGGCAAGGCAACCCTGAAGCTCTTCCTCACCGTCCACGCTGGGGTGGGCTCGTCGGCCTTCCAGAACTTCCTGAGCATGAGCGTG GACATGTCTGCAGGACTCCTCCTTAGTGTCACAGACGTAAAGATGATGATCTCTGCAGCGGTGATAGA GGACATGGAGCTCAGCCTGGCTGCCTCTGATGTGGGTCCCATGCCG GCTGCATTACTagagaaattatttttgtctACAATTCGTGAGGAGATGCTGGCTCAGATGAACG cGGTCCTGAGTGAAGGAATATACCTGCCACACGTGTCCAACTTTATCTACACCGACGTCAACGTCATCATTCACAAG GACTATGTTTTGATCCCATGTAACCTCAAGCTACAGCCTAAAACTGGAGGGAAGATCATGGTGGGCTGA